The following nucleotide sequence is from Candidatus Bipolaricaulis sibiricus.
ATGTCCGGTCCTGAGCGGGCTCTCCTCGACCGAGCTGCCGCGCTTCTCGCCGCGAAGAAGGGGGCGCGGTTGACCGTGGTCGACGTGGGAGCATCCTCCATTCCCACCTCCTACTTCCTGATTGCCAGCGGAGAGAACCCCGTCCACGTGAGAGCTCTGGGCAACGAACTCCTCGCGAAGATGCCGCTCGCGCCGCGACGCGTCGAGGGGATGCGTGAGGGGCGGTGGGCGCTCCTCGACTACGGCGACTTCGTGGTCCACCTCTTCCACGACGAGGTACGAGCTTTCTACGACATCGAGGGCATCTGGCCCCAGACCCAGGTCACCCCCTGGACCGGGTTGCACACCTCTCCCCCCTCGGTATAATGCCCCCCTGGTCGCACCCCCGAGGAACTGGGGCGGGGGTCGGCGGTGTGCTTGTGGATGTCAATCCGGTCCTTGACAAGTGAATAGAGCGTCTGCTACATAAGTATGGTAAGGGCGGACGGGGGATCCCTTGGCAGTCGAGGGCGATGAAGGGCGTGGCTAGCTGCGATAAGCCCCGGGGAGCCGCTGAGCAGGCTATGATCCGAGGATGCCCGAATGGGGAAACCCACTGGACCGTTGAGGCCCAGTATCCAGTGCCGAAACCAAGAGTAAGCGCTGGAGGCGAACCCCGTGAAGTGAAACATCTCAGTAGCGGGAGGAACAGAAATCAACCGAGATTCCCCTAGTAGCGGCGAGCGAACGGGGAACAGCCCAAACCATGTGGGTGTAAGGCCACAGCCGTTGCCCATGTGGGGTTGAGGGATGATGACGGAGGCCTCTGTGGAGGCCTCGGGGAGTTACCAAAGCTTTCTCTAGCCGAACAGCCAGCAAAGCCACTGGAAAGGGCGACCGTAGAGGGCGACAGTCCCGTAGGCGAAAGGGAAGGCTCTTCCTGGTGATCATCCCGAGTAGCGTTGGACACGTGAAATCCGGCGCGAAGCTGGGGGGACCACCCTCCAAGGCTAAATACCGACGACTGACCGATAGCGCACCAGTACCGCGAGGGAAAGGTGAAAAGAACCCCGGGAGGGGAGTGAAATAGAACGTGAAACCGTCCGCTTACAGTGCAGTGGGAGCCGGGGCCTGGTCCCTTCGGGGAACAGGGCCTGGTGACCGCGTGCCTTTTGCAGCATGAGCCGGCGAGTTGTGCTCCGTGGCGAGGTTAAGCCCCTCTGGGGTGGAGCCGTAGCGAAAGCGAGTCCGAACAGGGCGACTAGTCACGGGGTGCAGACCCGAAGCCAGGTGATCTACCCATGGGCAGGATGAAGTACGCTTGACCGCGTACGGAGGTCCGAACCCGTAGGTCGTGCAACGCCTTGGGATGACCTGTGGGTAGGGGTGAAAAGCCAATCGCACTTGGTGATATCTGGTTCTCCCCGAAATGGCTCTAGGGTCAGCCTCACGCTAGAGGCGGCCGGGGGTAGAGTGCTGGCTGGGGAAGGGGGGCAACCTCCGACCTCATTCAAACTCCGAATACCGGTACGCCGTTCCGTGGGAGTGAGACGGCGGGGGATAACCTCCGTTGTCGAGGGCGAAACAACGCAGACCACCAGTTAAGGCCCCCAAATCCAAGCTAAGTGGGCAAGGCGGTGTGATCGCTTAAACAGCTGGGAGGTTGGCTTAGAAGCAGCCATCCTTTAAAGAGTGCGTAATAGCTCACCAGTCTAGCGACCGCGCGCCGAAGATGTATCGGGGCTAAGCTTGGTGCCGAAACTGTGGGTGGGATCCTTCGGGATCCCGCGGTAGGGGAGCATTCCGCCGTAGGTCGAAGCCGGGCCGCGAGACCCGGTGGACGAAGCGGAAGAGAGAATGCCGGCTTGAGTAGCGAGAGATGGGTGAGAATCCCATCCACCGAATGCCCAAGGTTTCCTGGGGAAGGCTTATCCACCCAGGGTTAGGCGGGCCTTAGCCGAAGCTGAAAAGCGTAGGTGATGGACAGCCGGTCAACATTCCGGCCCCTCCAGATCCGCGTTATGAGCAAAGGGGGGACGCCGCAGGAGTTCCTTCGCAGGTTCACGGTTACACCTGTCCAAGCGTCAAGCCAGAGGAGGCAGGCAAATCCACCTCCTCGAAACCGTGCTGTTTCGGCAGCGCGAGCAGGCGAGACGTTACGGCAAGCCCCGTAAGGGGCGGAGGAAGGCAGCTTCAGCGGCCGAGAAAAGCCCCTAGCCAGTTGGTCTGGAGTCCGTACCGCAAACCGACACCGGTGGGCGAGGAGAGTATCCAAAGGTGGGCGAGCTAACCTTCGTCAAGGAACTCGGCAAAATGGCCCCGTAACTTCGGGACAAGGGGCGCCTTCGGGCTTCCGCAAGGGGGCCTGGGGGCCGAAGAGAAACGGCTCAAGCGACTGTTTACCAAAAACACAGGTCCCTGCTAACCCGAAAGGGGACGTATAGGGGCTGAAACCTGGCCACTGCCGGTAGGTCAAGGAGAGGGGTGCAAGCCCTGAACTGAAGCCCCGGTGAAGGCCGGCCGTAACTATAACGGTCCTAAGGTAGCGAAATTCCTTGTCGGGTAAGTTCCGACGCGCATGAAAGGTACAACGACTTGAGCGCTGTCTTGACGAGGGGCTCGGTGAACTCGGAGCACGGGTGAAGATCCCCGTGACCCGCGGTGGGACAGAAAGACCCCGTGGAGCTTTACTGTAGCTTGGCGTTGAGTCTCGGCATCTGTTGTAGAGGATAGGTGGGAGGCGTTGAAGCCTGGGCGCCAGTCCAGGTGGAGCCAACCTTGGAATACCACCCTGCAGCTGTTGAGGCTCTAACCGCAGGCCGTTAGCAGCGGCCACGGGACCGCGCTAGGTGGGCAGTTTTGCTGGGGCGGCAGCCTCCCAAAGAGTAACGGAGGCGCACAAAGGTCCCCTCAGGCTGGTTAGCGATCAGCCGGTGAGTGCAAGGGCAGAAGGGGGCTTAACTGCGAGGCCTACAAGCCGAGCAGAGGCGAAAGCCGGTCCTAGTGACCCGCTGGCTTCCTTGTGGGAGGGCCAGCGATCATCGGACAAAAGTTACCCCGGGGATAACAGGCTAGTACCGCCCGAGAGTTCACATCGACGGCGGTGTTCGGCACCTCGATGTCGGCTCACCCCATCCTGGGGCTGTATCAGGTCCCAAGGGTCGGTCTGTTCGCCCGTTAAAGGGGTTCATGAGCTGGGTTCAAACCGTCGTGAGACAGGTTGGTCCCTATCTACCGTGGGCGTAGGAGGCTTGAGAGGGTCCGCTCTCAGTACGAGAGGACCGGAGCGGCTGGGCCGCTGGCGAACCAGTTGTCCCACCCGGGGCACTGCTGGGTAACTAAGCCCGGACCGGATAAGAGCTGAAGGCATCTAAGCTCGAAGCTGACCTCAAGATGAGGCCTCCCCATGTAAGGGCCCTTCGAGACTAGGAGGTTGATAGGCCGCAGGTGAAAGCCTGGTAACAGGTGGAGCCGAGCGGTACTAATAGCCCGATTGACTTATGTAGCGGACGCTCTATTCACTTCTCAAGGTCGGTTTGGAGATTCCAGGCGGCAGATGGCGGAGGGGAAACACCCGGTCCCATCCCGAACCCGGCAGTTAAGCCCTCCAGCGCCGATGGTACTAGGCTGGTAACGGCCTGGGAGAGTAGGTCGCCGCCTGGATCCTTTTTTTTCGCCTCCCGTTCCGCTATCCTCCGGGGTCCATGGTCGAGGCTACGGAGCGCCTGTCCCTGTACCGTCGGTTCCGCCCGCAGCGGTTCGGCGAGGTCATGGGACAGGATCTCATCGTGGCCACGCTTCGCCGGGCCGTGGCGGGAGGCAGGCTCGGTCATGCGTACCTTCTGTCCGGACAACGGGGGGTAGGAAAGACCTCCGTGGCGCGGATCCTCGCCCGGGCCGTGAACTGCCAGGCCCCCGAGGCGGGCGAGCCCTGCAACCGATGCGAGTCGTGTCGAAGGATCTTGGCGGGGCGATCGCTGGACGTGGTGGAGATCGACGGAGCGTCGAACCGCGGCGTGGACCAGATCCGAAAGCTGCGGGAGGAAGTGGCCTACGTCCCCGCGGGCAGCCGGTACAAGGTGTACATCATCGACGAGGTCCACATGCTCACGGGGGAGGCGTTCAACGCGCTGCTCAAGACCCTCGAGGAGCCCCCACCCCACGTCCTGTTCATCTTCGCCACCACCGAGCCCCACAAGGTCCCCGCGACGGTGGTCTCACGGTGTCAGGCGTTCGAGTTCCAGCCGATTGCCGACGACGCAATCGCGCAGGTGCTGCACAAGGTGGCCGAGGCCGAGAGCATCAGTCTATCCCCCGGGGCGGCCGAGCTGATCGCCCGGCGCAGCCGGGGGGCGCTGCGGGACGCCCTGGTTGTGCTGGATCAACTTGGCCACGCGGGTCCAGTGACGGAGGACGCTGTGGTCGAACTGCTTGGGCTCCCCCCCCTCTCGCAGGTGGATGGCTTTCTCGACGCCCTCACCGGGCGCGACGCCGACACGGCGCTTGCGGTGGTGGGGGACCTCGCGACGCGTGGACGTGATCTCGCTCTGTTCCTCGAGGAAACGGCCAACCGAGCCCGGGACAGGATCATCGCGGGGGAGTTCACCCTCATCCCCATCGCGCAGCGTCTGCTCGAGCTTCGGGGGGAGCTCGGACGGGCGTTCTCGCGCCGGCTTCACGTCGAGATGACAATCGTCGCGCTGTGCGGTCCGCCGCGGAGCCCACGTCCAGCGGCGTCGCGGACGACAGCGAGGCCAGCGGCCTCCGCGGTGGGGGAGACAGCGACCCCGGCGGCTCCCCGTGGTGGCGACGAGCCAGAGGCGCGATCGGGGCGAACGGAGGAGACCCCGCGGCCGCGGTCTGAGCCGTGGGCGAAGATGCTCGAGGCAGTGTTCGCAGAGCGGGCGTCGGTGGCGGCGTTCCTGTCTCCGGCTGAGGTGACGTGGGCCGACGGCCTCCTCACGCTGCGCCTTCCTGCCGATTGTGGGTACCACTACGAGTCCCTTGTCGACCCCAAGGTTCGTGGGTACGTGGAGGCGATGGCGCACCGGTTCTTCTCCCCCCTTCTCGCCGTGCAGCTGGCGTGGGCGGGAGGAAACCACCGCCCCTCCCTCGAGGAGGGGGCGCGCATCCTCGCCGAGGCTTTGGAAGGAACGATTGCACGGGAGGGGAACGATGGCAGCCGGTGATCTGCGGAACCTGATGAAGGAAGCCCAGCGCCTCCAGGCAGAGATGGCGGAGAACCAGCGGAAGCTGGCGGAAATGGAGCTCGAGGCCACAGCAGGCGGAGGGGTGGTCCGAGCCGTGGTGACAGGGCACGGGGAACTCGTGAGGATCGAGATCTCGCCCGAGGTAGTTCGGCCCGAGGACGCTGATCTCCTCGCCGATCTCGTGGTCGCGGCCGTCCGGGAGGCTCAGGCCAATGCCAAGGAACGCGCTCAACAGATGATGGCGCCCCTCACGCGACTTCTGCCGCCGGGACTGAGCGGATGATCGCGCCGCTGGAGGAGGTTCTGGCCGCCCTGTCCCGGCTTCCCGGCATCGGGCGACGGTCTGCCGAGCGAATCGCGTTCTTCCTCCTCGCCAAGCCAGAGGAGAGCCGACGGCTCACGGCAGCCCTTGTCGGCCTGGAGCGCATCACCCGCTGCCCTCAGTGCGGCAACTTTGCCACCGAGGGCGTGTGCGCGATCTGCCGCGACCCGAAGCGCGATACGAGCACGCTCTGTGTCGTTGCTCGGCCGTGGGAGATTCCCCACATCGAGAAAACGGGGGAGTACCGAGGCCGGTACCACGTCCTGGGGGGGCTCGTCTCCCCGAGCCAGGGTGTCGAGCCGGAGGACCTCTCGGTGGCGGCCCTCGTGGACCGGGTGAAGGCCGAGGCCATTCGCGAGGTGATCCTCGCCCTGGAGCCCAAACTCGACGGCGACCTCACCGCAATGCACCTCCTGCGCGTGCTCAGACCCCTCGGGGTCACGGTGTCACAGCTCGCCCAGGGGATTCCGGTCGGGCGCGACCTCGAGTCCGCCGACGAACTGACCCTCGGGCGGGCTCTGAAGGGCCGAACATCCCTCTAAGACCAGCTGGTACGCCCGGCAGGATTTGAACCTGCGGCCTTTGGCTCCGGAGGCCAACGCTCTGTCCCCTGAGCTACGGGCGCACAACAGCGGTTCCCAGTTTACGGTTCATCGGTTCCGGGTTCACGCCTGCCGACAGACCGGCCAACCAGCCAACCGGTAACCGCCTCTCTGCGGAGGGAGTGGGATTCGAACCCACGGCTAAGGCTCAACACCCCAGCAACGGCTTAGCAAGCCGTCGTCTTCGGCCACTCGACCATCCCTCCGATCACCTCATTCTACGCTCGGCGCGCCCAGGGCGCCAAACTCCGCAACGGAATCGCGCTCCGAGACCGGCTATCATTGTGTCATGGGCGTCGGTGATCGCCTCCAGCGGTACCGGGGGTTCATCCTGGACATTGACGGCGTGCTCGTGCGCGGGGGGAGACCCCTCCCGGGGGTCTCCGAGGCGCTGGCTCGGCTGCGCGAGCGCGGTCCAGTTGTCCTCCTCACGAACAACTCCACGCAGTCGCGGCGGGGGGCGGAGGCTCGGTTGAGGGAGCGCGGTCTTCCCGTGGGTGAGGGCGAGGTGATCCCGAGTTCCTACGTCGCTGCCCGCTACCTCCGCAGTGCGCATGGTCGGGTACAGTTCTGGGCGCTCGGCGAACGGGGCATCGTCGAGGAGATGGAGCTTGCGGGGCACAGGTTCGTCGAACCCGGTCAGGCGGAGTGGGTCGTGGCCGGTATGGATCGTGACCTGACCTACGCCAAGCTCCAGGACGCCCTGCAGGCTCTCCTTGCAGGTGCACGCCTCCTGGCCACGAACCGCGACCCGACGTACCCCACGGAGACCGGCCTTGTTCCCGGCGGGGGAGCAGTGGTGGGGGCGCTGGAGGGGATGGGCTTCTCGTCGGAAGTGGTTGTGGGCAAGCCGTCCCCGATCGCGTACCGGGTTGCGCTCGAGGTTCTGGGCGTTCCCCCACGGGAAGCGCTGATGGTTGGGGATCGTCTCGACACCGACATCGCGGGGGGGCATGGCGTGGGCATGGACACGGCATTCGTGCTGTCCGGGATTTCTACGGCCGAGGAGGTCGAGAGGACGGGTATTCGTCCCACCTGGATTGCCCGCGATCTTCCGGCGCTGGTGCGGGGCGAGGTTGTCGCTTCGCTGACGGGCCATGGGTAGACCGTTGTCTGCTGATCCCGCGGCGCGGATCACGCTTGGGGGCATGGCGGTGAACGTCGCGCTCACCGGGCTCAAGATCGCTTTCGGCGTTGTCGCCGGCTCGATGGCGTTGGTCGCGGATGGCGTCCATTCTCTCTCGGACCTGGCGACGGATCTCGTGGTTCTCGGGGGCCTGCGGTTGTCCCTCCGTCCGGCGGACCGGTCCCACGCCTATGGCCACGGGAAGTTCGAGACGGTGGCCACGGCGGTGGTGGCGTTGGCCCTGTTTGCGGCGGCAGGCTGGATCGCCGCTGAGGCGGTGGTGGCGCTCATCGCCGGCGCGGTGTCCGTCCCGGGGCCGGTTGTCGCGGGAGTGGCGTTCCTGTCCGTTGTGGTCAAGGAATGGCTGTTCCGCGCCACTCGGCGCGTCGCACGGAGCCAGCGGTCGTCCTCGCTCGAGGCCAACGCCTGGCACCACCGGTCCGATGCCCTGTCGTCGGTGGCGGTGTTGGTGGGGGGCGTGGCGGCGACGGCGGGATATGACCAAGGGGACCAGACAGCGGCGATTGTGGTGGCGGTGCTCATTGCGTGGGCAGGGGTGACCATCCTGCGCCGGGCGCTGTACGAGTTGACCGAGGGGGCGCTGGCGCCAGCGGACCAGGATCGCGTGGCGCGCGCGATCGTGGGCGTAGATGGGGTGCGCAGCTGGCACAAGCTGCGTACCCGTCACGCTGGGCGCGCGGTGTTCGTCGACGTGCACATTCAGGTCGATCCCGCACTGTCGGTGGCCGAATCCCACGGGATCGCATCGCTCGTGGAGCGGGCGGTGCGCGACGTGCTGGGGGGTGAAGTGTCGGCGGTCGTCCACGTCGAGCCCGCACGCGAGGGGAACGGTGGCGGGGGACCACCCCCTGCGATGCAGACATGATCTCGGAACGGGTCGGCTCCGTGTTCAGCTCGTCCCTGGTCCCCGCACGATGGACGGCGGGAGGCGCAGAGGGAAGGGTCGTGCCGTGAAGGTGTGGCTGGGGTTGCTCCTGCTGCCGCTCGCGGTCGTGGCATTCTTCTATGGCCACGACCTCGTCCTGGGGCTCCATCGGCCGTACGGGCCGGGCAGGCCGAGCGACCGGTGGCCCGAGCTTGGTACCCCATGGCCAATGCACCCGGTGGACAACCCCGGCGATTGGATCCCCAACGGCCTCGACGTGGCCGACGTGAACGGCGACGGGTTCCCCGACTTCGTCGTGAACTACGAGTGGACGGGCCGGATCCGCGTTGTGTTCCACCCCGGCCCCGACCTCTCCCCAGATCGGTACTGGCCCGCGGCCAACGCGGGAACGTTCGTCAACGCCGAGAACGCGGCGTTCGGCGACCTCGACGGCGACGGAGTCGTGGACATCGTCGTCGTACAGGGGGTCGAGCACCACGGCGATCCGGCGGCGGTGCGGATCCTGTGGGGCGAGCGTGTCCCGGACCCCGCGGCCGCGCCCTCGGGTTACGCGTGGGCCGACGGGGGACCGCTCTCCGAAAGTGTCGGCCTGGGCCACTACCTGTACGTCAAGGTGGCCGACCTCGACGGGTCGGGGTACCCGGACGTCGTCGTCGGGGGCCGGGCGGCCCGGGTCGCGGGGAGGGCGCGGACGCCCGAGGCCCTGGGTGGGTTGACCTGGACCGGTATCCGTTGGTTCCGGAACCCGCGCTCGTGGGGTGGGGACCCGCGTGACCCCGCCCAGTGGCGGACGCACGCGATCGACCCGGCGGTTCCAAGCGGCCACGGGTTCGCCCTCGCCGACCTCGATGGCGATGGGCTGCTCGACCTCGTGGTCAACAACGCCGATTGGGACACCCTTGATGGGGAGAAAGCCATCCTCCTGTACCGCAATCCAGGTTCCGATCGGATCGAGGAGCCGTGGCCGGTGGTCGTTCTGTACCGCAGCCCTGAGTTCTACGGCAAGGAGCAGGTCGCGGTGGCCGACCTCGATGGGGATGGCCGCCTCGACATCGTCGCCCAGTCGGAGAACGTCGTGCACCTGTTCTGGAACCGAGGGGAACAGGGAGGGCTTTCCTTCGAGCACGAGACGATCGCGAAGCACCCCGCGCTCCGCTGGCGGTCGCGGCCGATTGCGGTGGCCGATCTCAATAGCGACGGTCGCCCTGACATCATCGGCGCGGCGATCCACCGCGACGGGCAGCTCCCCAAGGACGTCGCCGCCGTGTGGTGGCTCGAGCAGACCGCCGACGGGTGGGTTCCCCACGTGATCAAGTGGGGATCGGGGTTCCTTGGCCTGGGGACGTTCAACGGTGAGAAGTGGGATAACCTCGTGCTCCTCGACGTGAACGGGGACGGGCGCCTCGACCTCGTGGCCAACGTCGAGGAGATGAACCGCCTGCGGTCGCTCCTCGCCGTGGTGTGGTTTGCAGGTCCTGTGCCGTGATCGTGGGCGGGTTGCCCGACGGGCCCTCGTCTGCCCTCGAGTCTCTGGAGCCCGCAGCGAGGCTCGCGGTTGCCTCGGGCCGGCCGCGCGGTGATGTGTCGCGGGTGAGGCAGGTGGGAGGATCCAGCGGCGGGCCATGCGTTACCTCCGGACCGCACGCAGAGGGGCGCTCTCCTCGTGCAGACCGAACGGGTATCCTCGGAGGGTGGACTTCGTACGGTATCTGGTGCGCCCGGAGCTCTGGGAGGACCTGCCCGCGGATTGGGCCGAGCTGTTTGGCCGGGATGCCCCGTTGGGCGTGGAGATCGGGTTCGGAAACGGAGAGTTCCTCGCTGAGACGGCCTGCGCGCATCCGGAGTGGAATTGGGTTGGGTTCGAGACGAGCCTCACCTGTGTCGTGAAGGCGGGCCGCAAGCTTGCCCAGGTCGGGGCATCCCACGTACGACTTGGGCTCGTCGACGGGCGGTTCGCGCTGCGGGAGCTCTTCGCCGATGAGACCGTGGATCGGGTGTGCGTCCACTTCCCGTGCCCGTGGCCGAAGCGAAGCCATGCCGAGCGGCGGGTCATGGATGTTGGGTTCGCTCTCACGCTGGCCACAGTGCTCCGGTTCCGGGGGCGGTTCGAGCTGACCACGGATGTCCACTCGTACGCGCAGGGCGCGGCGAGCGACCTCGGCGACGCTGGATTCCAGGTCAGCGGACCGGAGGAGTTGGCCTCGGTCGGCCCTGGCTCGCGGTACGAGGCGAAGTGGCGAAGACAGGGACGTCGGATCTGGCGCCTTGTGGCGGAACGGGGCACGAAAGGCAGTACACTGCGTACAGCGGAGGGGACGATGCCACATGCGCGATTGGGGAAGCCGGTGACGGGGGATGACATTCGGGCGGTGGTCGGCCTCAAGGACGTGTGGACGGGCGGGGCGTTCGTGGTCAAGGGGGCGTACCTCTCGTCGGACGGGAGGGAGGGCATCCTCCGCTTGTTCGCCACCGATTGTGGGTTCGAGCAGCAGTATTTGATCGCGGTGAGGCGAGAGGATGGGGCAACGATGGTCAAGCTCGACGGTGCT
It contains:
- a CDS encoding Recombination protein RecR, translated to MIAPLEEVLAALSRLPGIGRRSAERIAFFLLAKPEESRRLTAALVGLERITRCPQCGNFATEGVCAICRDPKRDTSTLCVVARPWEIPHIEKTGEYRGRYHVLGGLVSPSQGVEPEDLSVAALVDRVKAEAIREVILALEPKLDGDLTAMHLLRVLRPLGVTVSQLAQGIPVGRDLESADELTLGRALKGRTSL
- a CDS encoding Ribosomal silencing factor RsfA, translating into MSGPERALLDRAAALLAAKKGARLTVVDVGASSIPTSYFLIASGENPVHVRALGNELLAKMPLAPRRVEGMREGRWALLDYGDFVVHLFHDEVRAFYDIEGIWPQTQVTPWTGLHTSPPSV
- a CDS encoding tRNA (guanine(46)-N(7))-methyltransferase, which produces MRYLRTARRGALSSCRPNGYPRRVDFVRYLVRPELWEDLPADWAELFGRDAPLGVEIGFGNGEFLAETACAHPEWNWVGFETSLTCVVKAGRKLAQVGASHVRLGLVDGRFALRELFADETVDRVCVHFPCPWPKRSHAERRVMDVGFALTLATVLRFRGRFELTTDVHSYAQGAASDLGDAGFQVSGPEELASVGPGSRYEAKWRRQGRRIWRLVAERGTKGSTLRTAEGTMPHARLGKPVTGDDIRAVVGLKDVWTGGAFVVKGAYLSSDGREGILRLFATDCGFEQQYLIAVRREDGATMVKLDGAAVPFRTPAVKRSVAAVAAALEER
- a CDS encoding DNA polymerase III subunits gamma and tau, translated to MVEATERLSLYRRFRPQRFGEVMGQDLIVATLRRAVAGGRLGHAYLLSGQRGVGKTSVARILARAVNCQAPEAGEPCNRCESCRRILAGRSLDVVEIDGASNRGVDQIRKLREEVAYVPAGSRYKVYIIDEVHMLTGEAFNALLKTLEEPPPHVLFIFATTEPHKVPATVVSRCQAFEFQPIADDAIAQVLHKVAEAESISLSPGAAELIARRSRGALRDALVVLDQLGHAGPVTEDAVVELLGLPPLSQVDGFLDALTGRDADTALAVVGDLATRGRDLALFLEETANRARDRIIAGEFTLIPIAQRLLELRGELGRAFSRRLHVEMTIVALCGPPRSPRPAASRTTARPAASAVGETATPAAPRGGDEPEARSGRTEETPRPRSEPWAKMLEAVFAERASVAAFLSPAEVTWADGLLTLRLPADCGYHYESLVDPKVRGYVEAMAHRFFSPLLAVQLAWAGGNHRPSLEEGARILAEALEGTIAREGNDGSR
- a CDS encoding Cobalt-zinc-cadmium resistance protein yields the protein MGRPLSADPAARITLGGMAVNVALTGLKIAFGVVAGSMALVADGVHSLSDLATDLVVLGGLRLSLRPADRSHAYGHGKFETVATAVVALALFAAAGWIAAEAVVALIAGAVSVPGPVVAGVAFLSVVVKEWLFRATRRVARSQRSSSLEANAWHHRSDALSSVAVLVGGVAATAGYDQGDQTAAIVVAVLIAWAGVTILRRALYELTEGALAPADQDRVARAIVGVDGVRSWHKLRTRHAGRAVFVDVHIQVDPALSVAESHGIASLVERAVRDVLGGEVSAVVHVEPAREGNGGGGPPPAMQT